AAAGGGATAAGAGGATATCGATTACAGCTGGCTTGATACCATGTTAAAAGTCGTATCTTATTATTTGTATGAATGGCCAAGCATGATACGTACAATATAAATAGACAAGCAATCCTTAAACCTAGTGAACTAATAGCATAAGTGGGCCCTTATAGAAATGGGCCGATAATACAGACATGGACTAATATTGTCTAACAGTTCTTTGAACTAAAGTTGGCCTTAGGACTGAATTGTTCTCTGTCAGTTGTTGGAACTAGTTATCGTATACTGAGGTGCTCTTCGTCGATTTTTGAAACGATTCAAACTGGGCCTGATCTCGATTCGGGAAGATGAAGGACCTACAAGTGTGCGCAGTGGCGATCTAGGATGAGAACTCAATGGGGTTCCGAAATTTTTTtccaatattaattatatatgaatACTATTTGAGTGGTTGTTTACCATCAAAAAGCTacaaattcaaaatatatatagtgtcCGATTAGTTAAATTTAATCGTGCCATGTACATCTTAAAATAAAAAACTATAAATTCACAAGATATATAGTGTCCTACCTTTAAATTTAATGTGTCATACAAGATATATAGTGCACCCTCGGACTCGGATTCATAGTCTCCTTAATATCTTTGGGTGTTTTAGTGTCTTCGTGCTAATGCCTCTTTAGGGTTTCGAGTTTGTTTGTTTCGTGTGTTATTGTAGGGTTTGTGTGTGGTCTCGTGTTTGTTTTTGCGATCGGTGTTTTTGCTAGCTGCTTGCTAGTGCTTTTGTGttctttttattatataaatagaatcttacttgcctttcaaaaaaaaaaaaaaaaatgtgtcatACACAATTTAAATGATATTTTGCAAAAAAGAAATTTTAAGTGTACACTACAAAACTAAACTGGTAAGCCTCGTATACAATGGGCAAATAAACCATAACAACCCCCCATAAGTCAAAATCCTCAAAAAAGTCAAAATCCTCAAAATCCAACTGAAAATCAAATGTACAAAATGAACACCTACTGTGCGGCATGAAGAACAAGTCCATCCATTAGCATTAGCCGAGTGTTCGTAAACTTCATCTCTTTCAAATGTCACGATTTTTTAAAATAAATCTCATTTCCCAGATCCTTCATCGTAATATATTCCCGCAAATTTCAAAATTTCATCAATATCATACACTCTCCTCCTCCGGTAGCTCATCCATACTTTTAAATCACACCTATTCATCACATAAAAAATTCATCAAATTTATACCCAGTTCACTTAACATCTCGAATCCACAATCTGTTTTTCGTAATTTCACATCGATTCACTCTCACAGTTTCGTAAACCCCATTGAGGCATTTGATCAAACACCTGGTGGGCATGTTTCAATTCTAAACGATGCTGATTATAGTTACGAAAGCAACACAATAGATAACACACCTAATAGTTGTCTCCCTTTATCTCATGATGGTGAGAAACTGTATAACATTGTTATAGATTGTAAGCCCAATAACCCTGAAAATAGTAACATGGAGGTATCATTAAACCAAACCAATGTTCCATTAACTACACCATTGGTGATGGAGGTTTTAAGCAGTCTTAGATATCAGGAGAAATTAGCTTTTAGGTTTTTCACATGGGCTGGAAATCAAGAACACTACAGTCATGAGCCACAAGCATATAATGAGATGATTGATATACTATCAAATACTAAATACAAAGCGAAACAATATCGCATTGTTTGTGATCTTTTGGATTACATGAAGCGAAACGAGAAAACTTCTGTACCTATTGAAGCTTTGCTAAAGATTTTAAAACAGTATGCGGATAAGCATTTGACTCATCTTCATAAGTTTGCTAAGAAGAAAAAGGTCAAACTTAAAAAAATGCAGCCTGAGATTGACGCGTTTAATGTATTACTAGACGCGTTTTGCAAGTGTTGTTTGGTAGAAGATGCTGAAGTTATGTTTATGAAGATAAAGAATAAAGTCAAACCTAATGCTAGTACGTATAACATTTTGTTTTTCGGTTGGTGCAGGGTGAGAAACCCTAAAAGGAGTATGCAAATACTCGATGAAATGATTGAAACGGGTCATACCCCGGAAAATTTTACTTATAATACCGCGATAGATACTTTTTGTAAGTCTGGGATGTTATCAGAAGCTGCTGAGCTTTTGGAGTTCATGAGATCAAAGGGTACATTAATGTCTGCACCAACTGCTAAAACGTATGCGATTATGATCGTTGCGTATGCACGTAACGATAAAATGGACGAATGTTTTAAACTTGTTGATGACATGGCGTCTAGCGGTTGCCTCCCCGATGTTTCAACGTATAGAGAAATGATCGAAGGGTTATGTTCTGCTGGGAAAACTGATGCTGCATATAAGTTTTTGGACGATATGGGTAAAAAAGGCTACCCGCCTGATATTGTTACCTATAACTGTTTTCTAAAAGTTCTTTGTGATCATAAAGATAGCGAAGAAGCAATTCGGCTTTATAATAAAATGATTGAGGTGGGTTGTAAACCGAGTGTCCAAACTTATAATATGCTAGTGGCGATGTTTTATAAAATGGATGATCCAAATGGGGCGTTTGAGATATGGGGCGAAATGGATAATAGGGGATGTGTTCGTGATGCTGATTCATATTGTGTAATGATCGAAGGGCTTTTCGGGTGTGAAAGAACGAACGAAGCTCGTGATCTTTTGGAAGATGTGTTGAACAAAGGCGTAAAGTTTCCTTTTCAAAAGTTTGATTATTTTCTGATGCAGCTTTCTAATATCGGTGATTTACGTGCTATTCATAGATTATCGGAACATATGAGGAAGTTTTATAATCCTGTTATGGCTCGTAAATTTGCGTTAAGCCAAAAACGAAAGAGCGTTAGCTTAAGAGGGAAATGATCAGTTTATCGTTTCAGGCCGATAAGTCGAAACTTGTTATCTTGTTGAGTTGTTATTTAAGCATGAAATGTTTGTGCAAATTTTTGTTTTTTCAAATTTATATGCTGTGTGTAGCTTATATGAAAATTAAGAA
The window above is part of the Rutidosis leptorrhynchoides isolate AG116_Rl617_1_P2 chromosome 1, CSIRO_AGI_Rlap_v1, whole genome shotgun sequence genome. Proteins encoded here:
- the LOC139863430 gene encoding pentatricopeptide repeat-containing protein At1g73400, mitochondrial, with the protein product MSRFFKINLISQILHRNIFPQISKFHQYHTLSSSGSSSILLNHTYSSHKKFIKFIPSSLNISNPQSVFRNFTSIHSHSFVNPIEAFDQTPGGHVSILNDADYSYESNTIDNTPNSCLPLSHDGEKLYNIVIDCKPNNPENSNMEVSLNQTNVPLTTPLVMEVLSSLRYQEKLAFRFFTWAGNQEHYSHEPQAYNEMIDILSNTKYKAKQYRIVCDLLDYMKRNEKTSVPIEALLKILKQYADKHLTHLHKFAKKKKVKLKKMQPEIDAFNVLLDAFCKCCLVEDAEVMFMKIKNKVKPNASTYNILFFGWCRVRNPKRSMQILDEMIETGHTPENFTYNTAIDTFCKSGMLSEAAELLEFMRSKGTLMSAPTAKTYAIMIVAYARNDKMDECFKLVDDMASSGCLPDVSTYREMIEGLCSAGKTDAAYKFLDDMGKKGYPPDIVTYNCFLKVLCDHKDSEEAIRLYNKMIEVGCKPSVQTYNMLVAMFYKMDDPNGAFEIWGEMDNRGCVRDADSYCVMIEGLFGCERTNEARDLLEDVLNKGVKFPFQKFDYFLMQLSNIGDLRAIHRLSEHMRKFYNPVMARKFALSQKRKSVSLRGK